A region from the Microbacterium lacus genome encodes:
- a CDS encoding glutamine amidotransferase, with protein MKPFVLLATRAEDVPADEEYALFLRYSGLRESELVRVRLEAGAMPPLDLDELSGIFVGGGPFNASDAPEKKSAVQHRVEAEFAALLGDVVARDFPFLGACYGVGTVGAFLGATIDRVHSEPISVVPVTMTDAGRDDPLLQELPPTFEAFVGHKEAISALPPSAVLLASSPACPVQMFRVGQNVYATQFHPELDVDGITTRIHVYADHGYFAGHELELTLDAVRRAPVSHPSRILRTFVERYAR; from the coding sequence GTGAAGCCGTTCGTCCTCCTCGCGACCCGGGCGGAGGACGTGCCCGCCGACGAGGAATACGCCCTGTTCCTGCGCTACTCGGGCCTGCGCGAGAGCGAGCTCGTCCGCGTGCGGCTGGAGGCAGGGGCGATGCCTCCGCTCGACCTCGACGAGCTGTCCGGCATCTTCGTCGGCGGCGGTCCGTTCAACGCGTCCGACGCCCCCGAGAAGAAGTCCGCGGTCCAGCACCGCGTGGAGGCGGAATTCGCCGCACTGCTCGGCGATGTCGTCGCGCGCGACTTCCCGTTCCTGGGCGCCTGCTACGGCGTCGGCACGGTCGGTGCCTTCCTCGGCGCCACGATCGACCGCGTGCACTCCGAGCCGATCAGCGTCGTGCCGGTCACGATGACGGATGCCGGCCGCGACGACCCGCTCCTGCAGGAGCTGCCGCCCACGTTCGAGGCGTTCGTGGGGCACAAGGAGGCGATCAGCGCACTGCCGCCGTCCGCTGTCCTCCTCGCCTCCTCCCCCGCGTGCCCCGTGCAGATGTTCCGCGTCGGTCAGAACGTGTATGCGACGCAGTTCCACCCGGAGCTCGACGTCGACGGCATCACGACCCGCATCCACGTCTACGCGGACCACGGCTATTTCGCCGGTCACGAGCTCGAGCTGACTCTGGATGCCGTGCGCCGGGCGCCCGTGTCGCACCCGAGCCGCATCCTCCGCACGTTCGTGGAGCGGTACGCCCGTTAG
- a CDS encoding response regulator, whose product MAIARLHGGPLDGQLLPLDDPELDKLIVPYSETQVVYERKGAPEHTGEGDGPTEAEFWFVESEDEIDPYSDTARDRR is encoded by the coding sequence ATGGCTATCGCACGACTGCACGGCGGACCCCTCGACGGGCAGCTTCTGCCTCTGGACGACCCCGAACTCGACAAGCTCATCGTCCCCTACAGCGAGACCCAGGTGGTCTACGAGCGCAAGGGTGCACCCGAGCACACCGGCGAGGGCGACGGACCGACCGAGGCGGAATTCTGGTTCGTCGAGTCCGAGGACGAGATCGACCCCTACAGCGACACGGCGCGTGACCGCCGCTGA
- a CDS encoding CYTH domain-containing protein, whose product MTAAEPSAHPEPSRSIEIELKFDVEDGTPLPEWTTLPGVASVGDAEVRELDARYLDTAEFALASAGYALRRRSGGPDAGWHIKGPRIGGGRTELHWPLGETDDVPDAVRAAIAPVTDSALTPIARILNTRTAYALNDGAGGLVAEFVDDRVTATDVRSGAVREWREWEIELGPAAPADPREFFAAVEAAVIAAGGRAAASASKLARALGY is encoded by the coding sequence GTGACCGCCGCTGAGCCCAGCGCTCATCCCGAGCCGTCTCGATCGATCGAGATCGAGCTCAAGTTCGACGTGGAGGACGGCACGCCGCTGCCGGAGTGGACGACGCTTCCCGGCGTGGCTTCGGTCGGCGACGCCGAGGTGCGCGAGCTCGACGCCCGCTACCTCGACACCGCGGAGTTCGCTCTCGCGTCGGCGGGCTACGCGCTGCGCCGGCGCAGCGGCGGACCCGATGCGGGGTGGCACATCAAGGGCCCCCGCATCGGCGGCGGCCGCACCGAGCTGCACTGGCCGCTCGGCGAGACCGACGACGTTCCGGATGCCGTCCGCGCGGCGATCGCGCCGGTGACGGACTCCGCGCTCACCCCGATCGCGCGCATCCTCAACACGCGCACCGCGTACGCCCTGAACGACGGCGCCGGGGGACTGGTCGCCGAGTTCGTCGATGACCGCGTGACCGCGACCGACGTACGCTCGGGCGCCGTCCGGGAGTGGCGGGAGTGGGAGATCGAACTGGGTCCCGCAGCGCCCGCCGACCCGCGGGAGTTCTTCGCCGCCGTGGAGGCGGCTGTCATCGCGGCGGGCGGCAGGGCCGCGGCGTCGGCGTCGAAGCTCGCTCGCGCCCTCGGGTACTGA